A stretch of the bacterium genome encodes the following:
- a CDS encoding carboxypeptidase-like regulatory domain-containing protein — protein sequence MFKAYKYDLLTAILGLAALLLVSCGSGPTSSHDDGSDSRPGSLTVTWKVTDQSASPLCDGNGALIWQTASSYVYAAKSAAALEPPSQLKVSDIPNDNGHYLRLTWTLSPSETGGNVDWYRIYRSRAGTPTAPVPLTRFSSIDSLNSWDGHYTVLIDSVTAGTGEYADCVPLVGARYYYWVQAVGAVPPSVSGTVRDQSGNPLGGVLLRLYNANESVDLYTVSLSDGSYAFNDVPPGTYYLVAKRDNYTMFSTTVTVS from the coding sequence GTGTTCAAAGCTTATAAATACGATCTTCTGACGGCGATTCTCGGCCTCGCCGCTCTTCTGCTCGTATCGTGCGGCTCCGGGCCGACATCCTCGCATGATGATGGATCGGACAGTCGCCCGGGGTCACTCACGGTAACCTGGAAAGTCACCGATCAGAGTGCCTCGCCTTTGTGCGATGGTAATGGCGCGCTGATATGGCAAACCGCAAGTAGTTATGTCTATGCCGCGAAATCGGCGGCTGCACTCGAACCCCCGTCGCAGCTGAAGGTCTCCGATATACCGAACGACAACGGCCACTATCTCAGGCTCACGTGGACTCTCTCACCTTCCGAAACGGGCGGAAACGTGGACTGGTACAGAATATACCGCTCACGGGCAGGTACTCCGACCGCTCCGGTACCGCTGACACGGTTTTCTTCAATCGATTCGCTCAATTCATGGGACGGGCACTATACGGTGCTCATTGACTCGGTGACCGCCGGAACGGGAGAATATGCCGATTGTGTTCCCCTGGTCGGTGCCCGATACTATTACTGGGTGCAGGCGGTCGGCGCTGTTCCGCCATCCGTTTCAGGCACGGTTCGTGATCAGAGCGGCAATCCCCTCGGGGGCGTTCTTCTCCGTCTCTACAATGCCAATGAAAGTGTCGACCTCTATACGGTGAGCCTGTCGGACGGAAGCTATGCGTTCAACGATGTTCCGCCGGGCACCTATTACCTCGTGGCAAAACGCGATAACTACACCATGTTCAGCACAACGGTAACCGTTTCCTGA
- a CDS encoding carbohydrate binding family 9 domain-containing protein, with translation MLTASFVGKPLKIDGLLTEPSWKSVEPTSDFVQREPVEGIEPAQRTEVRILYDHDNLYIGVMCYDSEPEKIIRHELIRDGELVFDDHFMVSLDTYNSQRVAWEFRVNANGAIADAVVTGYKTTNSNWDGVWYASSKVLENGWSTEIVIPFKTLRFPNDEKQVWGVNFSRALQREAFTQYIWTSWRLNDGMTQLSREGKLVGLEHVQSGRQLEFKPYILSGTGKQEEEPDKNDSKYGLDVKYGITSNLTFDVTTHTDFAQIEADKEQINLTRFNLYYPEKRNFFLEGGEIFDFGNGEQLAQVFYSRRIGLTPDRKLVPILAGGKVTGKAGGYELGILSMQTEKMEAFSSTRYDVVRVKKDIFRNSYVGIMATNLTEQNDCRNQAYGMDFTYRSGRFLRNKNIEFGGWYAGTVTPGLSGDNFAGKIALRFPNDLMNGETNFQFVGDNFNPEVGFVRRYGIRKFLQVVSFTPRTSSPFFKKIIITPVNLDYLTDKEGFLLERLNSFTIFGIENTDYDTMGIKLDEHYEYLDKDFNIFNDVTIPKGTYEWWNLEAYLKTTTSRFFSVDTTMEWGDYYDGRRALIQSSLLFNVHRYFQCSTEGTYNKIAFNDHSGFLAREYGTKIRINISPNLTTSTYIQWNNEQNKVHCNFRLRYIPKPGSDLYFVYNGLWDESREYAQLENRATVKIDYLFRF, from the coding sequence GTGCTTACCGCCTCTTTTGTCGGCAAGCCACTGAAAATCGATGGCCTTCTTACCGAACCGTCCTGGAAATCTGTCGAGCCGACATCTGATTTTGTCCAGAGAGAGCCCGTGGAAGGAATAGAACCGGCTCAAAGAACGGAGGTGCGGATTCTCTATGATCATGACAACCTGTATATTGGTGTCATGTGTTACGATTCCGAACCGGAAAAAATCATTCGACATGAGTTGATTCGTGATGGCGAGCTTGTTTTCGACGATCATTTCATGGTGTCGCTCGATACTTATAACAGTCAGCGGGTCGCCTGGGAGTTCAGGGTGAATGCCAACGGCGCCATCGCGGATGCGGTCGTTACCGGATATAAAACCACGAATTCCAACTGGGATGGTGTCTGGTACGCTTCCTCAAAAGTACTGGAAAACGGCTGGTCTACCGAAATAGTCATCCCTTTCAAAACGCTGAGATTCCCGAATGATGAAAAACAGGTATGGGGTGTCAACTTCAGCCGTGCTCTTCAAAGGGAAGCTTTCACGCAGTATATCTGGACAAGCTGGCGACTGAATGACGGGATGACACAATTGTCACGAGAAGGAAAACTCGTTGGACTCGAACATGTTCAGAGCGGGAGACAACTCGAATTCAAGCCGTATATTCTCTCCGGTACAGGGAAACAGGAAGAAGAACCTGATAAAAATGACAGCAAGTATGGCCTCGATGTTAAATACGGTATTACTTCAAACCTGACTTTCGATGTAACGACACATACCGATTTCGCCCAGATCGAAGCCGACAAGGAACAGATAAACCTGACCCGGTTTAACCTTTATTATCCTGAAAAAAGGAACTTTTTCCTCGAAGGCGGAGAAATCTTCGATTTCGGTAATGGAGAACAGCTCGCACAGGTATTTTATTCACGGCGAATCGGCCTGACACCCGACCGTAAGCTTGTTCCAATTCTTGCCGGGGGAAAAGTTACCGGTAAGGCCGGTGGATACGAGCTCGGCATTCTGTCCATGCAGACGGAAAAAATGGAGGCTTTTTCTTCAACACGGTATGACGTGGTTCGGGTGAAAAAAGATATCTTCAGAAACTCGTATGTGGGAATTATGGCCACGAATCTCACTGAACAGAACGATTGCCGGAATCAGGCCTATGGAATGGACTTTACCTATCGATCGGGAAGATTTCTTCGTAATAAAAACATCGAATTCGGTGGCTGGTACGCCGGAACCGTAACACCCGGACTTTCCGGCGATAATTTCGCGGGAAAAATAGCGCTCAGGTTTCCGAACGATTTAATGAACGGCGAAACCAATTTTCAGTTTGTAGGCGACAATTTCAATCCCGAAGTAGGATTTGTCAGACGGTATGGTATCAGGAAATTTTTACAGGTTGTAAGCTTCACTCCGCGGACATCCTCTCCGTTCTTCAAAAAAATTATCATCACTCCTGTAAACCTCGATTATTTGACAGATAAGGAAGGATTTTTATTGGAACGGCTGAACTCGTTTACCATTTTCGGAATAGAAAATACAGACTACGACACCATGGGGATAAAACTTGACGAGCATTATGAATATCTCGACAAAGACTTCAACATTTTTAACGATGTTACTATTCCGAAAGGCACCTACGAGTGGTGGAACCTTGAGGCATATCTGAAAACGACTACAAGCAGATTTTTCTCGGTCGATACGACGATGGAGTGGGGTGATTATTATGATGGAAGGCGTGCCTTGATACAGTCGTCACTATTGTTCAATGTCCATAGATACTTCCAGTGTTCCACCGAGGGAACGTATAATAAAATCGCGTTCAATGACCACAGCGGCTTTCTGGCGCGGGAATACGGCACTAAAATCAGAATAAACATATCGCCGAATCTGACGACAAGCACCTATATCCAATGGAATAACGAACAAAACAAAGTACACTGTAATTTCCGGCTTCGCTACATACCGAAACCCGGAAGCGACCTCTATTTTGTTTATAACGGTCTGTGGGACGAATCCCGTGAGTATGCACAACTCGAGAACAGGGCCACGGTGAAGATCGATTATCTCTTCAGGTTCTGA
- a CDS encoding SH3 domain-containing protein, with protein sequence MKVINAIIAGCIVFSVFLNGLSSAQVQTKLVGAPEIVPPATEAMQHPEFWISRIDGDPDKVFLTPLQIKELNRKNHTRPPERTDINGAKKTFAPVLLDGNFAGICFNTEDPLAIRSITGDSLRVWLGRTRKYLESGDFWDRRQILYPAARKRELIESMDETSIPAVVKPQYGIVVVHTLNRIVPTHEKVYRSQYGWLDGFQNAVFETGMPVAVLHRTKNGDWYYVKSEYAFGWVPASSVATGTVEEIRRLSDPDDFIVALAHTVPVYGDRGCKTWARDFYQGVRLRLVKKTVEGYEILVPFRRADGTLEAVPGWVKPDADVSVGFQPFTQRNIITTIFKLLNRPYGWGGTDHERDCVGTIRSVYRTFGINMSRMTYFELYFPDNVIVFPADTPKEVKYRYLDSCPPAVTVCGFDWHVVMYLGKVDGVHYIIHQNGYSYHDTDGTEIRVGRVSVNHTELEGGADINRWTELAVFK encoded by the coding sequence ATGAAAGTAATAAACGCAATTATTGCCGGATGCATTGTTTTTTCGGTTTTTCTGAACGGGCTGTCAAGCGCACAGGTACAGACCAAACTCGTGGGCGCACCGGAAATCGTTCCCCCGGCAACCGAAGCGATGCAGCATCCCGAATTCTGGATTTCACGGATCGATGGAGATCCCGATAAAGTCTTTCTGACACCACTCCAGATCAAAGAGCTCAACCGTAAAAACCATACGAGACCACCGGAGCGGACTGATATAAACGGCGCGAAAAAAACATTTGCGCCCGTGCTTCTGGATGGGAATTTCGCCGGCATATGCTTTAATACGGAAGACCCGCTCGCCATCCGGTCGATAACCGGAGACAGCCTCAGAGTCTGGCTCGGACGCACTCGGAAATACCTGGAAAGCGGGGATTTTTGGGACAGGCGCCAGATACTGTACCCTGCGGCACGGAAACGCGAACTCATCGAGTCGATGGACGAAACGTCGATACCCGCGGTTGTAAAGCCGCAATACGGCATCGTCGTGGTTCATACACTCAACCGCATCGTTCCTACCCATGAAAAAGTATACCGTTCACAGTATGGCTGGCTCGATGGATTCCAGAATGCGGTTTTTGAAACGGGAATGCCGGTAGCCGTTCTGCACCGGACAAAAAACGGCGACTGGTACTATGTAAAATCGGAATATGCTTTCGGATGGGTTCCGGCATCCAGCGTAGCTACCGGAACAGTCGAGGAAATACGCCGTCTATCAGATCCCGACGATTTTATCGTTGCGCTCGCACACACGGTTCCGGTTTACGGCGACAGAGGCTGTAAAACATGGGCAAGGGATTTTTATCAGGGCGTGCGCCTCAGGCTTGTGAAGAAAACCGTGGAAGGTTACGAGATTCTTGTACCGTTCCGCCGCGCGGACGGCACCCTCGAGGCTGTTCCGGGGTGGGTCAAGCCCGATGCGGATGTGAGCGTCGGCTTTCAGCCTTTCACCCAGCGTAATATCATTACAACGATTTTCAAACTCCTCAACCGTCCCTACGGCTGGGGAGGCACCGACCACGAACGTGACTGTGTCGGCACCATACGGTCGGTTTACCGGACATTCGGTATTAATATGTCGCGCATGACCTACTTTGAGCTCTATTTTCCCGACAATGTCATCGTATTTCCCGCGGACACCCCGAAAGAAGTGAAATACCGCTATCTCGACTCGTGCCCGCCGGCAGTCACGGTGTGCGGATTCGACTGGCATGTCGTCATGTATCTCGGTAAAGTGGACGGCGTTCACTACATTATTCATCAGAACGGATACAGCTACCACGACACCGACGGAACCGAAATCCGTGTCGGCAGAGTGAGCGTGAACCATACGGAACTCGAGGGCGGAGCTGACATAAACCGCTGGACAGAACTGGCAGTATTCAAATGA
- a CDS encoding SH3 domain-containing protein: MRVFFMYVFLTCLSFMSMATGIIHAQEQKKLIGSPDVIPPATEAMQHADFWISRINSDPDRVILTPQQIKELNKKNLTRPLEGTDINGNPYSLKNLTDRGYQSLQFYRIDPLAIQSVSGDSLRKGLQSGIDYVTKRELWDRRQIPFSETMKQDIIDAMDVNSIPDRVNPHYGIIVSHGLERSVPSHLTAFGSQFNWLDMFQTGSLETGMPVAVLHQSKSGDWYYVRSEFSYGWIPAAQIAVGTEKQIRHLSEPDNFIVALAHKVPVYSDKECKTWLTDFYQGARLRLEKKNSTVYQVLVPYRRPDGTLDAVNGWVRQDAGVNVGFQSFTQRNILNTIFPLLYHPYGWHDSLNERDCCGIIRTVYKTFGIYMPRGTIHELLCADHVNVFPKDTTKEVKYRYLDSAESGITLCGFSGHIVMYLGKVDGIHYVIHSNGYSYHDPDGTEIRVARVSVTDTELEGGGNVEHFTEISTFRP; the protein is encoded by the coding sequence ATGAGAGTTTTTTTTATGTATGTTTTCCTTACCTGTCTTTCTTTCATGTCTATGGCAACAGGCATAATCCACGCCCAGGAACAGAAAAAACTCATCGGCTCACCGGATGTCATACCACCCGCCACCGAGGCGATGCAGCATGCCGATTTCTGGATATCGAGAATAAATAGCGATCCTGACAGAGTGATTCTGACCCCTCAACAGATCAAAGAGCTTAACAAAAAAAATCTCACACGCCCGCTGGAGGGGACGGATATCAACGGTAATCCGTACTCACTGAAAAACCTTACAGACAGGGGGTACCAGTCCCTCCAGTTCTATCGCATCGATCCGCTTGCCATTCAGTCGGTATCCGGAGACAGCCTCAGAAAGGGGTTACAGAGCGGTATTGATTATGTCACGAAACGCGAGTTATGGGACCGCCGTCAGATACCGTTTTCCGAAACCATGAAACAGGACATTATCGATGCAATGGATGTGAATTCCATCCCTGACAGAGTCAATCCGCATTATGGTATCATTGTCTCTCATGGTCTCGAACGCTCGGTACCATCGCATCTCACCGCATTCGGTTCACAATTCAACTGGCTCGACATGTTCCAGACAGGCTCCCTCGAAACGGGGATGCCTGTGGCAGTTCTCCACCAGTCAAAAAGTGGAGACTGGTATTATGTCAGGTCTGAATTCTCATACGGGTGGATACCTGCCGCTCAGATCGCAGTAGGAACGGAAAAACAGATCAGGCACCTTTCCGAACCCGATAATTTCATCGTCGCACTCGCCCATAAAGTCCCCGTATACTCCGATAAAGAATGTAAAACGTGGCTGACAGACTTCTACCAGGGTGCGAGGCTCAGACTCGAAAAGAAGAATTCTACGGTATACCAGGTCCTTGTCCCGTACAGACGCCCGGACGGCACGCTCGATGCGGTAAACGGCTGGGTCAGGCAGGACGCCGGTGTGAATGTGGGATTTCAGTCCTTCACGCAGCGGAATATCCTCAACACTATTTTCCCGCTCCTCTACCATCCTTATGGCTGGCATGATTCCTTAAACGAACGTGACTGCTGCGGAATCATCAGAACCGTATACAAAACCTTCGGTATATATATGCCGCGTGGAACCATTCATGAGCTTCTCTGCGCCGACCATGTAAACGTTTTTCCAAAAGACACAACCAAAGAGGTGAAGTACCGGTATCTGGACAGCGCCGAATCGGGAATAACCCTGTGCGGTTTCAGCGGACACATCGTGATGTATCTCGGGAAAGTGGACGGCATCCATTACGTTATTCACTCGAACGGTTACAGCTACCATGACCCGGACGGGACAGAAATCCGTGTCGCCAGAGTGAGTGTAACCGATACGGAGCTCGAAGGCGGCGGAAATGTCGAGCATTTTACGGAAATTTCTACGTTCAGACCATGA
- a CDS encoding GntR family transcriptional regulator yields MNTIQFELDQSSFSDRVYKAILELLVNHRIQPGEKLSEENIASLLQVSRTPVREALLRLASDGLVVFYPRRGAYAKEITPRDITELYEIRRCLEVYAARRSMGNIPDKVIRKINRLIESCHDSEGADFIEAELQLDREIHRAINTCSGNARLREMLEKLDHLAKFMRILHFNREELARENFAEHEKIWNAMLAQNEKNLIRLLDEHLRNRQKCLLDHFHMMNVSEEAVPK; encoded by the coding sequence ATGAATACCATCCAGTTTGAACTCGACCAGTCTTCATTTTCCGACAGGGTATACAAGGCTATTCTCGAACTGCTCGTTAACCACAGAATACAACCGGGCGAAAAACTGAGCGAGGAAAATATCGCCTCGCTGCTCCAGGTTTCACGTACACCGGTTCGTGAGGCCCTCCTGCGGCTCGCGTCGGATGGGCTCGTGGTTTTTTATCCCCGGCGCGGCGCATATGCCAAAGAAATCACTCCCCGGGATATCACTGAGCTGTATGAGATCCGGCGGTGTCTCGAAGTATATGCCGCCCGGCGCTCGATGGGGAATATCCCCGACAAGGTGATCCGCAAAATCAACCGCCTTATCGAGAGTTGTCATGATTCCGAGGGTGCGGATTTTATCGAGGCGGAACTCCAGCTCGACCGTGAGATACACCGGGCGATCAATACTTGCAGCGGTAATGCACGGCTCAGGGAGATGCTCGAAAAGCTCGATCACCTCGCAAAATTCATGCGGATTCTTCATTTTAACCGTGAAGAGCTTGCCCGTGAAAATTTTGCCGAACATGAAAAAATCTGGAATGCCATGTTGGCGCAGAATGAAAAAAACCTGATACGATTGCTGGATGAACACCTGAGAAACAGACAGAAATGCCTTTTGGATCACTTCCATATGATGAATGTCAGCGAGGAGGCAGTGCCTAAATGA